The following are encoded in a window of Amaranthus tricolor cultivar Red isolate AtriRed21 chromosome 2, ASM2621246v1, whole genome shotgun sequence genomic DNA:
- the LOC130805520 gene encoding uncharacterized protein LOC130805520: protein MKKRFLEKYFPGSKSSTLKKEISNIEQNSDESFYEYWERFKRLCASCPYHGYHDEDLIMYFYNGLVNDDVRMIKAASGGSILNNTPEAARALIEELVKGSTQFNKISHDKRAIRENVSTESKVGKLEDQMQALTSMMRDFMVKEKAQQVTSCGIYSFNHPTDSCPQLQEEGWRDHPNLKYGNPSGNQQHHQELSFFKPQQQSYPRPPHHDQGSSSNSNMSTEEMLNTLTKNIIQFQDETRSSIKNIERQMGQILGAVSKLEARDSEKLPSQT, encoded by the exons ATGAAAAAGAGATTCCTTGAAAAATACTTTCCAGGTTCAAAATCATCCACTCTAAAGAAAGAAATCAGCAACATTGAACAAAATAGTGATGAATCATTTTATGAGTATTGGGAAAGATTTAAAAGGTTGTGTGCGAGCTGTCCCTATCATGGGTACCACGATGAAGATctcattatgtatttttataatgGGCTTGTCAATGATGATGTAAGAATGATAAAGGCAGCTAGTGGAGGTTCCATTCTCAATAACACACCGGAAGCTGCAAGGGCATTGATAGAAGAACTGGTTAAAGGTTCTACGCAATTTAACAAGATATCCCACGATAAAAGAGCAATTAGAGAAAATGTTAGCACCGAGTCTAAGGTTGGCAAACTAGAAGATCAAATGCAAGCATTAACATCAATGATGAGAGATTTCATGGTTAAGGAAAAAGCACAACAAGTGACGTCATGCGGCATTTACTCTTTTAATCATCCTACAGATTCTTGCCCTCAGTTACAAGAAGAAG GGTGGAGAGACCATCCAAATCTCAAGTATGGGAATCCATCAGGAAATCAACAACATCATCAAGAACTATCATTCTTCAAGCCACAACAACAATCCTATCCTAGACCCCCACATCACGATCAAGGATCAAGTTCAAATTCTAATATGTCCACCGAAGAAATGTTGAACACTCTAACAAAGAACATAATTCAATTCCAAGATGAGACTCGTTCCAGCATCAAGAACATTGAAAGACAAATGGGTCAAATCTTAGGAGCAGTTAGCAAGTTAGAGGCTAGAGATTCAGAAAAGTTGCCATCACAAACATAA